The Gemmatimonadota bacterium DNA segment GCATTACTTCAACGGAGAACGCGTTTCCGAGGAGCGGATCCGGGATTTCGCGGACCGGTGGGGAGAATACACGAACCTGGCTGTACAGTACCTCCTGGCCGATTACGGCTCCGGCGGGACCTGATCAACCGAGCACAGAATGCTCAGTCCGCATCCTGGGCGATGTGCCAGAGCACGCCGGCAGGATCGATCAGATTGATCTCGCGAAGCCCCCAGGGGTAGACCTTGGGCGCCGCGGCGCGGACGCCTTCGTACCGCGCCACAAGGTCCTTTCCCACGATGTGCTCCCACCAGGCGTCCAGATCCGCCACTTTCAACTGCATCATGAAGTTGTCCGCCCACTCCTTCTGATAGTAGTTCTGAAGGAAGAAACTGAATCCCTCGATGCGCATCTCCGTTACGTCGTGTCCCGACCAGACGGTTTCAAATCCCAGGTCCTCGTAGAACCGGATCGAAACGTCGTGATCTATTGACGGGACGAAAACCCGGAGCGCGTTCACTTTCAGGTTTTGCATGGAGGGTCCCTCCTCTTGCACGATAATCCAAACGACATGGTAACACCTGACCCCTGTGAATGACACTATGGTAATGGGGAATGGGCGGAAGGCGCAAGGCACCGGTTACCGTTACGTCGGTTCGATATGACCAACGACCTCAAACAACACATTCGGATTTCAGCCGACCGATCTTTGCCTCATGCGGAACGCTGTACCGCTTTCGGCGAGGTGGTGGCCAACTACCAGGACATGGCCTTCGGCTACGCGCTGGGACTTCTGGGTGAACGGCACCAGGCTGAAGATGCCGCGCAGGAAGGATTCATCGCCGCCTGGCAGCACATCGAATCGCTCCGCGAGCCGGATTCGTTCCCAGCCTGGCTGAGGCGGATCATAAAGTGGCAGTGTTTCCGGTTCAAGAGACGAAACAGTCACCATTTCGTACCCATGGATGGCGACATCGAGGCGGCAGATGAAAGTCCCCTGGACCGGGCGGCGCGCAGGGACATGAGCGAGAAAGTCCGCGCCGCGGTGGAAGCATTGCCGGAAACACTGAGAGAAGTCACGGTACTTCGGTATATTGGAGACTATTCAGCACCCGAAATCGCAAACTTCATGGGATTGAAAGCGGGCACGGTGCGCAAAAGGCTGTTCGAAGCGCGGAGTAAGTTGAAGCCGAGTCTGCTTCGCACTTTGTCAAGCGAACTGAACGGTCACGCGCCGTCTGCAAATGATCACTTTGGAGACCGAGTTATGCGTTGGATACGACCCGATTTCACGAGCGAGCAAGGCCATTTCATGGATGGCAAGCCGAACCTTGTCTGGGACATGCTGCTGGCCTCGGTGGAAGGCGATCTTGCCAGGATCAGGTCGCTGCTGCGGGAGGACCCCGGCCTGGCCAACTGCAACTGGGCGTACTACCAGCCTCTGCACTTCGCAGTCCGGGAAGGGCACACGGAGGCGGTCCGCCTGTTGCTCGAACACGGAGCGGATCCTTCGTCGGCATCGGGACTCGATTATCACGTGCCGCCGCTCGAACGGGCCAGGGATCGCGGCTTTGACGAGATCGCCGGGCTCTTGACGGACGCCATCGCTTCCAGGTACAGCGCGCCGCCCGTGGGCGAACGTGCCTGCGAAGTGGTCCGGCAGGGCGACGTTGCAGCAGCCCGGGCGTTGTTCGAGGCTTCTCCCGAGATGATCGACGCCTCGGACGAACGCGGCAACCGTCCCCTCCACGAGGCCGTTGCAGCACACAACCTTGAAATGGCGGCCCTGCTGCTGGACAAGGGGGCCGAACCGGATCCGGTCCGGTGGGATGGATGCAAACCGCTGCACGTGGCCGTGTTCCGCGCGCGCAAGTCCCGGGGAGGCCTGGATCCGCTGCTGACCGGATACCTGATCGCAAGAGGAGCGCATTACAGCATGACGGTCGCGTGCGCCCTTGGAGACGAACGACGGGTGAGAGATCTCCTGGCAACAAACCGGAACCTGGCCAACGACCAGGATACCTGTGGACACTCCCCGCTGTTCAGTGCGGCAGGACAGGGATACACCGACATCGTGCAGCTCCTGCTGGACCACGGCGCCGACCCCAACGCCCCGGAACACAACGCGCCCCGGGGACACGCGCTGTACGAAGCCGTGGCCGGCAATCACCTGGAAACAGCGAAACTTCTGCTCGATCACGGCGCCGATCCCAACGCCCCGGTGGAGTCCAGCGGCGTGCCCCTTTCACAGGCCCTGGGCCAGGGGAAAAACGAGGAGATGATCAACCTGCTATACCGGCACGGGGCGACGGCCGACATCAGCATGTACGTGCTGCTGGACAACATCCCCGTGGTCGGCGAGCTCCTCGGCGCGGATCCCGGCCTGGCCAACTATGGCGGCGACTACGGTGTGCTCTGCATGGCGGCGGGTTTCGCGCGCAGGGAGATCATCGAAATGCTGCTCCGGGCAGGTGCGGAGCTGAACCGGCCCTGGTACGCCAACAACTACATGGGGTACGCGTTCCGGCGACGCAAGGGCTGGCACCTGGACGGGCGCGCCCTGACCCCCAACGACGATATCCTCGACATGCTGAACCTGTTCTTCGACCACGGCGCCGATCCCAATAACGCGAACTGGCACGGCGTCACTTACCTGCACAAACTGGCGGTGATCGGCGACGTGGATAAATCCGCCCTGCTGCTTGACAGAGGTGCTTCCATCGAGGCCGTGGACGACGAGTGGCGCTCTACCCCGCTGGGATGGGCCGCACGCTGGGGACACCGGGACCTGGCGGCGTTCCTGCTGGAGCGGGGCGCGGATCCCCGGGGCGGCGGCGCGGAGTGGGCGACGCCCCTGGCGCGGGCGGAGAAAGGCGGGCACCAGGATATCGTCGAGCTGTTGAAATAGAACAGAATGCCAACGAA contains these protein-coding regions:
- a CDS encoding glyoxalase translates to MQNLKVNALRVFVPSIDHDVSIRFYEDLGFETVWSGHDVTEMRIEGFSFFLQNYYQKEWADNFMMQLKVADLDAWWEHIVGKDLVARYEGVRAAAPKVYPWGLREINLIDPAGVLWHIAQDAD
- a CDS encoding sigma-70 family RNA polymerase sigma factor, yielding MPHAERCTAFGEVVANYQDMAFGYALGLLGERHQAEDAAQEGFIAAWQHIESLREPDSFPAWLRRIIKWQCFRFKRRNSHHFVPMDGDIEAADESPLDRAARRDMSEKVRAAVEALPETLREVTVLRYIGDYSAPEIANFMGLKAGTVRKRLFEARSKLKPSLLRTLSSELNGHAPSANDHFGDRVMRWIRPDFTSEQGHFMDGKPNLVWDMLLASVEGDLARIRSLLREDPGLANCNWAYYQPLHFAVREGHTEAVRLLLEHGADPSSASGLDYHVPPLERARDRGFDEIAGLLTDAIASRYSAPPVGERACEVVRQGDVAAARALFEASPEMIDASDERGNRPLHEAVAAHNLEMAALLLDKGAEPDPVRWDGCKPLHVAVFRARKSRGGLDPLLTGYLIARGAHYSMTVACALGDERRVRDLLATNRNLANDQDTCGHSPLFSAAGQGYTDIVQLLLDHGADPNAPEHNAPRGHALYEAVAGNHLETAKLLLDHGADPNAPVESSGVPLSQALGQGKNEEMINLLYRHGATADISMYVLLDNIPVVGELLGADPGLANYGGDYGVLCMAAGFARREIIEMLLRAGAELNRPWYANNYMGYAFRRRKGWHLDGRALTPNDDILDMLNLFFDHGADPNNANWHGVTYLHKLAVIGDVDKSALLLDRGASIEAVDDEWRSTPLGWAARWGHRDLAAFLLERGADPRGGGAEWATPLARAEKGGHQDIVELLK